Genomic DNA from Streptomyces diastaticus subsp. diastaticus:
ATGGCGTAGTCGAGCAGGTGCGGGGAGGGCTGGAAGCCCTGCACGGACGTGGTGTTGATGATGGAGGAGCCCGCACGCAGGTGCGGGCGGGCCTCGCGGCAGAGCCAGAACATCGCGTACAGGTTGGTCCGCATCACCCGGTCGAACTGCTCGGTGCTGATCGCCTCGATCCCGTCGGGCTGCGACATCTGGTAGGCCGCGTTGTTCACCAGCAGGTCCAGGCCGCCCAGTTCGGCGACGGTCCGGGCGACCAGTTCGCGGCAGACCTCCTCGTCGCGGATGTCGCAGGGCACCGCGACACCGGTGCGGCCGGCCTCGGTGATCAGGCGCAGGGTGGTGCGCGCCTCGTCGCGTTCCTCGGGCAGGTGGGCGAAGACGATGTCGGCCCCCTCGCGGGCGAAGGCCACCGCGACGGCTCGTCCGATCCCGGAGTCTCCGCCGGTCAGCAGCACCCTCCGGTCGCGCAGCAGCCCCCGGCCGCGGTAGCTCTCCTCGCCATGGTCCGGTTCGGGGTCCATGCGCGGGGTGCTCCCGGGGTGCCGCTGTGCCTGCTCGGGCTGGGGCGGGCGCGGGCGGGGGGCCGCGGGGTCCTGATCGCCTCGGGGGTCGGTCATCGTGGGCTCCCTTCGGTCGGGGGACAGATCGGTCGGTGGGACGGTTCGGTGGGGACCGGCGGTCAGGCGGGCTCGGCCACCGCGTCGGCGTGGTGGCCGGGGAGCAGGGCGCTGCGGCCGTGTGCCCAGGCGTCGAGCAGCACGGCGCCGAGCCGGTCCTCCACCAGGGAGGTGGCGGCCGCGCCGAAGGCGATGTCGGCGTCGAGCTCCGGCTCGTCGGCGAGCAGCCCGGCCACCACGTCGCGGCGCACCACCTGCTCGTGGACGGCGTCCGCCTCGACGTGCTCCTCGTAGAAGCGGACCGCCGCCGGCCCCGCTCCCGCCTTGCGCAGCGCGTCCGCCAGCCGCCGCGAGCCGGGTGGCGAGGTCACCTCGACGGCGGCGAAGTGGCCGACCAGCGCGCCGCGCAGGGCCCGGTGCAGGCCGAAGAGCGACATGAGGTTGACGGTGGTGAGGGCGGCGGCCGGGGCCGCGTCCAGGTAGTGGCCGTAGGCCGGCTCCAGGCCCAGGTCGGCCATCAGCTCGGCGTAGAGCCGGGCGTGCACGTCCTCGGCGCGCCCCGCCCCGAACTCGTCGTACTCCACCGCGACCAGCCCCGCCTTGGCCCGGCCGTGCAGCCGGGGGATCATCCAGGCGTGCGGGTCGGCCTCCTTGAGGTGGTAGAGGGAGCGCAGGGCCGCGTACTCGCGCAGCTCGGGCAGCCGGTGGGTGCGGCGCAGGTGGTGGCTGACGCTGCCCGGCTGATGACCGGCCGGCTCCACGAGCAGGGCGTCCAGGGCCGCCTCGGCGCTCTCCGGGCGCTCCGCGTCGGCGCGCAGGGCGGCCAGGAAGGGCTGCTCCAGGGTGGCGCGCAGGGCGAGCAGTTCGGGGTCCCACTCGCGGCTGTCGTCGGCGGGGGCGCCCGCGAAGCCCTGGTAGTGGAGTTCGTAGAGGACGTACAGGGCGAGCTGGAGATCGTCGCCGTACGGGTCGGCGGTGGCCTCGGCGCCGCCGGTGACAGGGGAGCCGCCGGAGCGCAGCGCCTCCACCACGCCCGCGGACACGGGGCCGCGTGGCTCGGGGAGCCGGGGCCGGGTGAGCCGGGAGTCGGCGGGCGTGGTCATCGGGGGTCCTCCTCGGTTCGGTCCGGTGCGTCGGGCTTCCTCGGTGCGTGTGCCCGGTGGCTGGTGTCGCACCACGGATAGCGGGCGCTCTTCCGGCACGTGCAGAGCGCGACGGTCGGGCGGTGCGAGAAGTGGGTGGTGCCGTCCTCGGTGACCACCTCGACGGGCCCGTCCACCAGGACCGGCCCGCCCTCGCGGTCCAGGCGCATCCGGGTGGGGCGGTCAGGCGTGGACGGCACGGATGATCACCAGTTCCTCCCACGGGCTGCCGTCGGCCAGCCCCTGCCGCACCAGCCACTCCCGGCGGCTGTTCAGGACCGGCCCGTACGGGATGCGGGCCCGGTCGCGGACCTCGGCCCGCATCCCGGCGCCGGCCAGCCGCCGCAGGGTCGTCTCGGTGCCGCAGAGCGCGGAGTGCACCAGCAGCAGCGTGCCGCCGGGCCGCAGCGCGGCCGGGGCATCGGCGCAGATCCGGTCCAGCAGGGCGCGGCCGTCGGGCCCGGCGTCCCAGGCGCGGGCCGGCCCCGAGGCGGGGAGCGTTTCCTGGGGCGCGGGCACGTACGGCGGGTTGCTGACCACCAGGTCGAAGGTGCGGCCGGTGACGGGCGTCGTCAGGTCGCCGCGGTGGACCCGCACCCGGCAGCCGGCCCGGGCGGCGTTGATCCGGGCGGTGAGCACGGCGGTCCAGGAGATGTCGACGGCGGTGACCCGGGCGCCGGTGCGGGCCGCGTGCAGGGCGACGGCGCCGCTGCCGGTCCCGAGGTCGAGCACCTCGGTGCCGGGGCCCGGTCGCTCGGCGGTGACGGCCCGCGTCAGCAGAGCGGTGTCGTGCTGCGGCGCGTAGACCCCGGCAGGGGCGAACACCGGGGCGAGCGGGGGAGCGGGAGCACTGGTCATGGGGGTGACTCCGTCCTGGTCGGGGCAGCGGTGGGCGCGGCCGGACCTCCTGACCACTTTCGGGCCGATCCGTCGGGTCCACCACTTGGCGTAGAGGAGCGGGTACCCCTGAAGGTCGCGTCCACCGGCCCGCGCCCGCTCCCCCTCGCGGACCGGCCCGCCCGGCGGGAACGCGGGAATGACTGGCTCCGCAGCGGTCATGCGGGGGGTGAGGGATCTTTCGCGGGGCGCCCGCAGAATTCGGGGCGTACCGTGGAGAACGAGACATGTCGGACGGCGGTGAGTGCTGGGCGGACAGCCCGGTCGCGGTCGCCGCACCGACCGACCGCCCAGCGGCAGGAGGCGCGCAGATGTACGCAATGACCGAGGCCCAGGTCGTACGAGCGGCCGAGTCGTCGGGAGCCGCCGGGTGGGTGCTCGGCATCGGGCTCGCCGTGCTGGCCGTGGCCGTGGTGGGCATGCTCATCTGGGTGGTCCGCAAGGGCATCAAGACGCGCGCGGAGGAGTCGGAACCACCGAGCCCCGAATCGCAGCCGCACAAGCCCGACCGGCCGACGCACGAGGAGGACTTCCGCGAGGACGACCAGGGCGAGTTCCCCACCGACGGCAGCCGCCTGCTGCCCAACGAACTGAAGGGGGTCAGCAGCCACCGGGCGGAACCTCCCGAGGGCGGCCGGCCCAAGCACACCCCGGGCCACAGCGGTGGTTTCGGCAGCGGCGGCGCCGGCGGCTGACCCGCACTCCTGCCGCACCGCGGCGCGACCGCCCGGAGGCCGGGCCCCACAAGAGGGGCCCGGCCTCCGGCGTGCGCCGCCCGCCGCTCAGGTCATGGCCGGCATCTCGCCCTCGGCGGTGCTGGTGTCGATGACGGAGAAGGCCGCGCCCTGCTGGTCCGAGACGGCGGCGAACCGTCCGAAGGGCGTGGTGACCGGCCCGTGCCGGACCTGCCCGCCCAGGCGGACCACCGTCCCGACCGCCGCGTC
This window encodes:
- a CDS encoding SDR family oxidoreductase — translated: MTDPRGDQDPAAPRPRPPQPEQAQRHPGSTPRMDPEPDHGEESYRGRGLLRDRRVLLTGGDSGIGRAVAVAFAREGADIVFAHLPEERDEARTTLRLITEAGRTGVAVPCDIRDEEVCRELVARTVAELGGLDLLVNNAAYQMSQPDGIEAISTEQFDRVMRTNLYAMFWLCREARPHLRAGSSIINTTSVQGFQPSPHLLDYAMSKGAIVTFTHGLAQMLADDGIRVNAVAPGPVWTPLIPSTMPSTEEFGAQSPLGRAAQPAELAPAYVFLASDQASYITGEIMNVTGGQPL
- a CDS encoding iron-containing redox enzyme family protein — its product is MTTPADSRLTRPRLPEPRGPVSAGVVEALRSGGSPVTGGAEATADPYGDDLQLALYVLYELHYQGFAGAPADDSREWDPELLALRATLEQPFLAALRADAERPESAEAALDALLVEPAGHQPGSVSHHLRRTHRLPELREYAALRSLYHLKEADPHAWMIPRLHGRAKAGLVAVEYDEFGAGRAEDVHARLYAELMADLGLEPAYGHYLDAAPAAALTTVNLMSLFGLHRALRGALVGHFAAVEVTSPPGSRRLADALRKAGAGPAAVRFYEEHVEADAVHEQVVRRDVVAGLLADEPELDADIAFGAAATSLVEDRLGAVLLDAWAHGRSALLPGHHADAVAEPA
- a CDS encoding CDGSH iron-sulfur domain-containing protein is translated as MRLDREGGPVLVDGPVEVVTEDGTTHFSHRPTVALCTCRKSARYPWCDTSHRAHAPRKPDAPDRTEEDPR
- a CDS encoding HemK2/MTQ2 family protein methyltransferase gives rise to the protein MTSAPAPPLAPVFAPAGVYAPQHDTALLTRAVTAERPGPGTEVLDLGTGSGAVALHAARTGARVTAVDISWTAVLTARINAARAGCRVRVHRGDLTTPVTGRTFDLVVSNPPYVPAPQETLPASGPARAWDAGPDGRALLDRICADAPAALRPGGTLLLVHSALCGTETTLRRLAGAGMRAEVRDRARIPYGPVLNSRREWLVRQGLADGSPWEELVIIRAVHA
- a CDS encoding DUF6479 family protein, with the translated sequence MYAMTEAQVVRAAESSGAAGWVLGIGLAVLAVAVVGMLIWVVRKGIKTRAEESEPPSPESQPHKPDRPTHEEDFREDDQGEFPTDGSRLLPNELKGVSSHRAEPPEGGRPKHTPGHSGGFGSGGAGG